ACAGCGGCAAGCTGGTCAACCTGGATATGATCGGCAACCGGGTGGCGGCCCTGACCTTCGGGCCGAAACATGTCATCGTCCTGGCCGGCCGGAACAAGATCGTGGAAAACGTGGACGCGGCCGTGGCCCGGATCAAGAATTACGCCGCGCCGGTGAACACCCGTCGGCTGGACAAGAAGACCCCCTGCGCGGCCACCTCCTATTGCCAGGACTGCAACAGCCCGGACCGGATCTGCAACGTCTGGACCATCACGGAAAAATGCTATCCCAAGGGACGGGTCAAGATCATCCTGATCAACGATGACCTCGGGTTCTGATGATGTTCGCCTTTTCCTGGTTCATGCTGCCGGCCGCCTTTGTCCTGGACTACCTGCTGGCTGACCCCCAGTACCCGCTTCATCCCATCCGGATTATGGGCCGGGCCGTCACCCGGGCCGAGAGGGTCTTCCGTGGCTTGTCCCTGTCGCCGTTTTCGGCCGGCCTGTTGTTCGCCCTCAGCCTGATCCTGGGCGCCTGGGTGGCGGCGGCGTTGATCCTTGTGGTCGCCGCGGCGGTTTCGCCGGTGCTGGCCGGTGCGGTTAACATCCTGATGATCTATTTCTGCGTTTCCGCCCGCAGCCTGGAAAATGAGGCCGCCGCCATCCGTAAAAGCCTGGTGGCCGGCCGGCTGGAAGACGCCAAAAACACTCTGGCCATGATCGTCGGCCGGGACGTGGATCCCCTGGACGAGTCCGGCGTCTCCCGGGCCGCCGTGGAGACCGTGGCCGAAAACCTGGTGGACGGGGTGATCTCCCCGATTTTTTACGCCGCCGTGGGCGGCGCTCCCATGGCCGTGGCCTTTAAAATGGTCAGCACCCTGGATTCCATGGTGGGCTACAAGGACGAGGATTACTTTTATTTCGGAAAGGCCGCGGCCCGGATCGACGACATCGCCAACTTCATCCCGGCCCGGATCTCGGTTTTCATTATCTCCCTGGCCGCCTTCCTGCTGTTCCGCAGCGGCAGCGACGCCCTGTCCGTAGCAAAAAAAGACAGACGCAGGCACAGCAGTCCCAACGCCGGTTACCCGGAGGCGGCCTTTTCCGGAGCCCTTTCGGTTCAATTAGGCGGGCCGAATTACTACCAGGGCGAACTGGTGGACAAACCTTATATCGGCGAAGGCCTGGGCCGGGCGCGGCCCCTGCACATCGAAAAAGCCTGCCGCCTGATGATGCTGTCGTCGATTTTGTTTATTATGCTGGCCTGCCTGGCAATGATCATCAGCCCTCCGGTGTTGCCATGAAACCCGAGCGGACGTATCAACTTAATTTTTCAGACTTCCGCCCGGCCATGCTTGATTTCGAAGGGCGGAGAAGAAAAGCCGCCACAATGGTTTCCGTTTTAAGCGACTACTTCGAATATTGCTTAAGTCCGGTTGTCCCGCTACAGCGCCTGCGGGTTCTCGACATCGGCGGATCCACCGGAATCATCGATGAGTATTTGTCCCGCTATTTCGGTTCCGTTACCGGAATAGATATCGATACGAAAGCCGTCCGGTTCGCGTCCGAAACCTTTGACAGGGGGAATCTTTATTTTCATCCTGGTGACGCGATGAAATTAGCGGTTCGCGACGAAACTGTTGATGTGGTGATTTGTTCACAAGTTTATGAACACGTCCCGGACGCCCGGAAAATGATTGACGAAATTTACCGGGTTCTCAGGCCGGGCAGCGTCTGTTACTTCGCGGCGTCGACCCGCCTGATGTGGAACGAACCTCATTACAGTTTACCTCTTCTATCCGTCGTGCCGAGGCGCATTGCTCACTGGTATATTCGAATGGCGGGAAAGGCTGATTGTTATCACGAGCTGCATCTTTTCTCCTGGGAACTGAAACAACTCGTCAGCCGTTTCAAGATAGTTGACTATACACGAAAAATCATCGTGAACCCTGATCAATTTA
The DNA window shown above is from Thermodesulfobacteriota bacterium and carries:
- the cbiB gene encoding adenosylcobinamide-phosphate synthase CbiB, whose protein sequence is MMFAFSWFMLPAAFVLDYLLADPQYPLHPIRIMGRAVTRAERVFRGLSLSPFSAGLLFALSLILGAWVAAALILVVAAAVSPVLAGAVNILMIYFCVSARSLENEAAAIRKSLVAGRLEDAKNTLAMIVGRDVDPLDESGVSRAAVETVAENLVDGVISPIFYAAVGGAPMAVAFKMVSTLDSMVGYKDEDYFYFGKAAARIDDIANFIPARISVFIISLAAFLLFRSGSDALSVAKKDRRRHSSPNAGYPEAAFSGALSVQLGGPNYYQGELVDKPYIGEGLGRARPLHIEKACRLMMLSSILFIMLACLAMIISPPVLP
- a CDS encoding class I SAM-dependent methyltransferase encodes the protein MKPERTYQLNFSDFRPAMLDFEGRRRKAATMVSVLSDYFEYCLSPVVPLQRLRVLDIGGSTGIIDEYLSRYFGSVTGIDIDTKAVRFASETFDRGNLYFHPGDAMKLAVRDETVDVVICSQVYEHVPDARKMIDEIYRVLRPGSVCYFAASTRLMWNEPHYSLPLLSVVPRRIAHWYIRMAGKADCYHELHLFSWELKQLVSRFKIVDYTRKIIVNPDQFKTSYLFPPGSTKTRLARLVADRLYWAMPGYIWLLKKPGTFAVQQDIPGDVWQA